The sequence ATTTGTTCAATGAATTGGTTATGGCTGGCGGCGAGAATGCATTCGTGGAAGACCTGATCGGCGCGGTTGTAATCGATGCCGCTGTCGACCGCACGCTCAAGGGCGTTATAGGCCAGTTGCACCGCTTCGATCTGTTCCAGGGTCGCCCGCTCGCAAGCCCAGCGCACGGCCATGGGTTCGATGGTGCGGCGCAGGTCGAGCAAGTCATCGACGAAGTTTTCCGGCAAGCCGTTGCGCGACAGCCAACCGACCACTTGTGGATCAAACAGATTCCAGCGCCGTACCGGCAGCACGCGGGTGCCGACCTTCGGCCCGACTTCGAGCATGCCTTTGGCGACGAGGGTTTTGATCGCTTCGCGGATGACCGTGCGGCTGACGCCGAGTTGCTCGCCCAGATCGGCCTCGACCTTGATGGTCTGCCCGGGTTTGACCTGGCCAGCGGCGATCCAGCTGCCCAGCCAGTCGACCGTGGATGCGTGAAAGCTGCTGGACATGAACACCTCAAAGCGGATCGCGATGGGTGCTCAAGCTAATCATCATACGATTAACTGTCAACGACAATCCTCTGTAGGAGTGAGCCTGCTCGCGATTGCGGAGTGTCAGTCACCACAAGGATTGACTGATCCACCGCTATCGCGAGCAGGCTCACTCCTACAGGGGGGATGTGTGTCTCAGGGTTCTAGGCCGATGCGGAAGAACTCGCCGCCGCTCCACACGCCAAGCCAACGCTGCCCGTCGATTTCGCGGCTCACCGCCAGTTCCACCAGTTGGTAGAACACATTGCGATGAATCAGCGCTTCAAGATTGGTGCGCACATGCACGTAAGGCGCAGGCTCCTGCGTCGTCGGATCAATCTCGACACGGATCGGATGCTCAGGCCCGGCCTCGGCGGTTTCATCGACGTTGGTGGTGAAGCGCAACAACTGCGCCTCCCCCTCGCCTTCAACCTCAACCGCAATCGCCACAAACGGCGCATCATCGACCTTGATCCCGACCTTCTCGACCGGGGTGATCAGGAAATAGTCATCGCCATCGCGGCGCATGATCGTCGAGAACAGCTTGACCATCGGCTTGCGCCCGATCGGCGTGCCCAGGTAATACCAAGTGCCGTCGCGGGCGATGCGCATGTCGATGTCGCCGCAGAAGTCCGGGTTCCACAAGTGCACCGGCGGCAAGCCTTTGGTTTTCGGGATCTGTCCCAACAGGTCATTGGCTTTTTGCGGGCCACTCATGGCGTTCTCCTTGAATTATTGGTCGCCGACTCCCAACAGGCTGCGCGCGTACTGTGCCAGCGGCGGGCCGATCAGGTCTTCGGGCTTGCTGTCGTGGAACGTCAGTAAACCGCCACGACTCTTGATCCGTGCAGTATCAATCAAATACTGGGTGCTGGTCTCGATCAACATGATCTGAATCACGCCGCCGTCGATGCCGAGGCGATCCACCGCTTCTTCATCGAGCCACTCATCGGAGTTGCCGATGCGGTCGTCAGCCTTGGCGAAACGCGTGTACAGCAGATAGTGCGCACCGGCATCGCGAGCTTCGCCCATCGCCTGATCGAGTCCCTCGGGAGCGCGGGCGCGGCGAACCATAGGAAAATATTCGACGAAACCTTTGAAAGCTTCTTCAGCCACCACAT comes from Pseudomonas sp. RU47 and encodes:
- a CDS encoding FadR/GntR family transcriptional regulator, encoding MSSSFHASTVDWLGSWIAAGQVKPGQTIKVEADLGEQLGVSRTVIREAIKTLVAKGMLEVGPKVGTRVLPVRRWNLFDPQVVGWLSRNGLPENFVDDLLDLRRTIEPMAVRWACERATLEQIEAVQLAYNALERAVDSGIDYNRADQVFHECILAASHNQFIEQMVPALGALLAVSFEVSAADPDELRRTLPIHKDMADAIAARDSARGVWACMTLIDNADLAIKRFYPKVMADKKAS
- a CDS encoding DUF1285 domain-containing protein; this translates as MSGPQKANDLLGQIPKTKGLPPVHLWNPDFCGDIDMRIARDGTWYYLGTPIGRKPMVKLFSTIMRRDGDDYFLITPVEKVGIKVDDAPFVAIAVEVEGEGEAQLLRFTTNVDETAEAGPEHPIRVEIDPTTQEPAPYVHVRTNLEALIHRNVFYQLVELAVSREIDGQRWLGVWSGGEFFRIGLEP
- a CDS encoding DUF4823 domain-containing protein, yielding MRSLVLLLAVLALGGCMTVSDMAEGTRYQMSDAGLLDHSDSRRVNNFRIQPDSFIYIAQGAFAPPGGSYPRPNVVAEEAFKGFVEYFPMVRRARAPEGLDQAMGEARDAGAHYLLYTRFAKADDRIGNSDEWLDEEAVDRLGIDGGVIQIMLIETSTQYLIDTARIKSRGGLLTFHDSKPEDLIGPPLAQYARSLLGVGDQ